A region of Salmo salar chromosome ssa17, Ssal_v3.1, whole genome shotgun sequence DNA encodes the following proteins:
- the LOC106598669 gene encoding solute carrier family 35 member E3 produces the protein MANRMSDLFSNSRLVIGLLANLLSSICIVFINKWIYVHYGFPNMTLTLIHFVVTWLGLWVCQKMDIFAPKSLQPTKIIWLALSFCGFVAFTNLSLQNNTIGTYQLAKVMTTPVIIVIQTMYYKKTFSTKIKLTLVPITLGVILNSYYDVRFNLLGMVFATLGVFVTSLYQVWVGVKQHELQVNSMQLLYYQAPMSSAFLLSLVPFFEPLSGEGGIFGPWSFPALAMVMLSGLIAFLVNLSIYWIIGNTSAVTYNMFGHFKFCITLLGGYVLFQDPLSLNQGLGILCTLAGILSYTHFKLAEQEEGKSKLVQRP, from the exons ATGGCTAACCGAATGTCAGACCTTTTCTCGAACAGCCGCCTCGTCATTGGATTATTGGCCAACTTGCTATCATCGATATGCATCGTTTTCATCAACAAATGGATCTATGTTCACTATGGCTTCCCAAACATGACTCTAACTCTGATCCATTTCGTTGTGACATGGCTTGGACTATGGGTATGCCAGAAGATGGACATATTTGCGCCAAAGAGTCTCCAACCCACCAAAATTATCTGGCTCGCTCTAAGCTTCTGTGGCTTCGTGGCTTTCACCAATCTGTCTTTACAAAACAACACCATCGGTACTTACCAGCTGGCCAAAGTGATGACAACTCCTGTGATCATTGTCATACAGACAATGTACTACAAGAAGACATTCTCCACCAAGATCAAGTTGACTTTG gtacCCATAACGTTAGGTGTGATCCTCAACTCCTACTATGATGTGAGATTCAACCTCCTGGGGATGGTCTTTGCCACACTAGGAGTGTTCgtcacctccctctatcaggtg tGGGTAGGTGTGAAACAGCATGAGCTCCAGGTAAACTCCATGCAGCTACTCTACTACCAGGCCCCCATGTCCTctgccttcctcctctccctcgtgCCCTTCTTCGAACCTCTCTCTGGGGAGGGGGGCATCTTCGGACCCTGGTCCTTCCCAGCACtg gccatGGTGATGCTATCTGGCCTCATAGCCTTCCTAGTCAACCTGTCAATCTACTGGATCATAGGGAACACCTCTGCTGTCAC CTACAACATGTTTGGCCACTTCAAGTTCTGCATCACCCTGTTGGGGGGCTATGTTCTCTTCCAGGACCCCCTGTCTCTAAACCAGGGCCTGGGCATCCTCTGTACCCTCGCTGGCATCCTCTCCTACACCCACTTCAAGCTGGCAGAGCAGGAGGAGGGCAAGAGCAAGCTGGTCCAGAGGCCATGA